GCTTTTTATCAATTCCATGAGAACAACAGTAACTATCGATGATACTGTGGAAAAACGGTTAAGGCAGTATGCCGGAAAGCATTCGCTTAAATTCAAGCAGGCCTTGAATGAGGTATTGCGGAAGGGTTTGGCGGAAGCTAACAAACCACAAACAACCAAGCCTTATAAGACAAAGCCCAAAATGGTTGGCCTCAAGTCAGGTCTGAATTACGACAATGTAGCGGAATTGATTGAACAGGTCGAAGGTCCGTCATTTCAATGATTCTGGTCGACGCAAACTTATTGTTTTATTCAGAGGACGCCTTGTCTCCCAAGCACAACGAAGCTCGTGCCTGGTGGGATAAAACACTTTCAGGAGAAGAACAAATCGGATTGGCATGGATAACCTGCATGGCCTACATCAGAATCTTTACGAATCCCCGTGCAGTGCAGTCACCTTTGAGTATTGAAGAAGCAACCCTAACAGTGGAGAGTTGGCTTTCACAACCTGTCGTGCAAATTGTCGAACCCTCGACTTCCTTTTGGAGTATTTTGCAAAAGTTACTTGTTGAAAGTCAGGCGGTCGCCAACCTGTCCTCGGATGCCTACTTGGCAGCCCTCGCCATCGATCACGATTGCGAACTCTGTTCCACGGATGCCGATTTTTCTCGATTCAAAGGACTTCGATGGCGCAACCCATTAGAGGGTTAACCGGCGGGCATC
This sequence is a window from Verrucomicrobiota bacterium. Protein-coding genes within it:
- a CDS encoding DUF2191 domain-containing protein yields the protein MRTTVTIDDTVEKRLRQYAGKHSLKFKQALNEVLRKGLAEANKPQTTKPYKTKPKMVGLKSGLNYDNVAELIEQVEGPSFQ
- a CDS encoding type II toxin-antitoxin system VapC family toxin, encoding MILVDANLLFYSEDALSPKHNEARAWWDKTLSGEEQIGLAWITCMAYIRIFTNPRAVQSPLSIEEATLTVESWLSQPVVQIVEPSTSFWSILQKLLVESQAVANLSSDAYLAALAIDHDCELCSTDADFSRFKGLRWRNPLEG